A genome region from Variovorax paradoxus includes the following:
- a CDS encoding pseudouridine synthase yields the protein MSTTDTEDAAMLPAEPEVKKKKRAAAPKKAVGAATESVAPDAATQPGPEPDVPVEAEGPRKPRGPRKKKVVLDEVVAAPEVQPAGSDAPAAGEPAAVAAEVQASVVIAQSEEGVAPVVAPQPSQAVRNDEDDDEDEDEEEPDEEEDDLDRARRAAEREQRNALPPEPIRFADVISGQFDADEESPEVPPLKRVLLPEADSPKLHKVLAQAGLGSRLEMEQLILQGRISVNNEPAHIGQRIQFGDQVKINGKPIRYRIAPPPPRVIAYHKPVGEVVTHDDPQNRPTVFRKLPRLQQGKWQSVGRLDLNTEGLLLFSSSGDLANQLMHPRFGLEREYAVRVLGALTSEEKQKLLDGVRLDDGMAQFGTIEDGGGEGSNCWYRVTISEGRNREVRRLFESVGHAVSRLIRIRYGAMVLPRGLKRGAWMELDERDIRALFQASGGAVGRPGPQQRGPGQEGGGNGRNGRNKKRRGNRNAAGGQPQQRDMRDDGSREAPIPNPLGDGRPPRGERGERGGRGNRGGGNGGPPQGQGRRGNAGGGNRQGGSRQGDDRQPSASNQPDPMKTSLGYIGADSFSRQRKEQRSGQGRRGGGGGFGGGGQGGQGGGRRRGR from the coding sequence ATGAGCACAACCGACACCGAAGACGCGGCCATGCTGCCTGCCGAGCCCGAAGTCAAAAAGAAGAAAAGGGCGGCTGCGCCCAAGAAGGCTGTAGGTGCTGCTACTGAATCGGTAGCGCCGGATGCTGCGACGCAACCCGGGCCGGAGCCGGATGTGCCGGTGGAAGCCGAGGGGCCCAGGAAGCCGCGCGGTCCGCGCAAGAAGAAGGTGGTCTTGGACGAGGTCGTGGCCGCGCCCGAGGTGCAGCCGGCAGGTTCGGATGCGCCGGCAGCTGGAGAGCCGGCAGCTGTCGCTGCCGAGGTGCAGGCATCCGTCGTCATTGCGCAGTCCGAGGAAGGCGTTGCGCCGGTGGTGGCTCCGCAGCCCTCGCAGGCTGTCCGCAACGACGAGGACGACGACGAAGACGAGGACGAAGAAGAACCTGACGAGGAAGAAGACGACCTGGACCGCGCCCGCCGCGCCGCCGAGCGCGAGCAGCGCAATGCGTTGCCGCCCGAGCCGATCCGGTTCGCCGACGTCATTTCCGGCCAGTTCGATGCCGACGAAGAAAGCCCCGAGGTGCCGCCGCTGAAGCGCGTGCTGCTGCCGGAGGCCGATTCGCCCAAGCTGCACAAGGTGCTCGCGCAGGCCGGTCTCGGCTCGCGGCTTGAGATGGAGCAGCTGATCCTGCAGGGACGCATCTCGGTCAACAACGAGCCGGCTCATATCGGGCAGCGCATCCAGTTCGGTGATCAGGTCAAGATCAATGGCAAGCCGATCCGTTACCGGATTGCGCCCCCGCCGCCGCGCGTCATCGCGTACCACAAGCCCGTGGGCGAGGTCGTCACCCACGACGACCCGCAGAACCGTCCGACGGTGTTCCGAAAGCTGCCGCGGCTGCAGCAGGGCAAGTGGCAGTCGGTCGGCCGCCTCGACCTAAACACCGAAGGCCTGCTGCTTTTCAGCAGCTCCGGCGACCTGGCCAACCAGCTCATGCACCCGCGCTTCGGCCTCGAGCGCGAATACGCGGTGCGCGTGCTGGGCGCGCTCACCAGCGAGGAAAAGCAGAAGCTGCTCGACGGCGTGCGCCTCGACGACGGAATGGCGCAGTTCGGCACCATCGAGGACGGCGGCGGCGAAGGTTCCAACTGCTGGTACCGCGTGACCATTTCAGAAGGCCGCAATCGCGAGGTGCGCCGCCTGTTCGAGTCGGTAGGCCACGCGGTCAGCCGGCTGATCCGTATCCGCTACGGTGCGATGGTGCTGCCGCGCGGCCTGAAGCGCGGCGCGTGGATGGAGCTCGACGAGCGCGACATCCGTGCGCTGTTCCAGGCTTCGGGTGGTGCCGTGGGCCGCCCTGGTCCTCAGCAGCGCGGTCCGGGACAGGAGGGCGGCGGCAACGGCCGCAATGGGCGCAACAAGAAGCGCCGCGGCAACCGCAACGCGGCGGGCGGCCAGCCGCAGCAGCGCGACATGCGCGACGACGGAAGCCGCGAGGCGCCGATCCCGAATCCGCTGGGCGACGGTCGTCCTCCGCGCGGTGAGCGGGGTGAGCGGGGTGGGCGCGGCAATCGCGGCGGCGGCAACGGTGGCCCGCCGCAGGGCCAGGGCCGCCGCGGCAATGCGGGCGGCGGCAATCGTCAAGGCGGAAGCCGGCAAGGCGATGACCGCCAGCCGAGCGCATCCAACCAGCCCGACCCGATGAAGACCTCGTTGGGCTACATCGGCGCCGACAGCTTCTCGCGCCAGCGAAAGGAGCAGCGGAGCGGCCAGGGCCGCCGCGGAGGCGGCGGTGGATTCGGTGGCGGAGGCCAGGGCGGGCAAGGCGGCGGACGCCGCCGCGGTCGCTGA
- the scpB gene encoding SMC-Scp complex subunit ScpB: protein MNTADAKRILETALICSSQPLPVRDMRVLFDDELGVDTIKVLLLELQEDWAQRGLELVSVGSGWRFQSRPEMRDHLDRLHPEKPPRYTRAALETLAIIAYRQPATRGDMEEIRGVTINSMILKQLEDRGWVEVIGHRETVGRPALYATTRQFLDDLGLASLDQLPLIETPAQQAALVDALEQASGEQQGLPIEGDSDAAAQDASADPGALRSEEVAADVVPEATETAEVAEPVEAAEAIEAAQAQFAERAAADSSALEALHTTEGVAEPAPEPADSESARATGPAPEPDAPSPDEADPHAPFPGKTS, encoded by the coding sequence ATGAATACGGCGGATGCCAAGCGCATTCTCGAAACCGCCTTGATCTGTTCGAGCCAGCCGCTGCCGGTGCGCGACATGCGCGTGCTGTTCGACGACGAACTGGGTGTGGACACCATCAAGGTGCTGTTGCTTGAATTGCAGGAAGACTGGGCGCAACGCGGCCTGGAGCTTGTGAGCGTCGGCAGTGGCTGGCGTTTCCAGAGCCGGCCGGAGATGCGCGACCACCTCGACCGCCTGCATCCCGAGAAGCCGCCCCGCTACACGCGCGCTGCGCTCGAAACGCTGGCCATCATCGCGTACCGGCAACCCGCGACGCGCGGCGACATGGAAGAAATTCGCGGCGTCACGATCAATTCGATGATCCTCAAGCAGCTCGAGGACCGCGGCTGGGTCGAGGTCATCGGCCACCGCGAGACGGTGGGCCGTCCGGCGCTCTATGCGACCACGCGGCAGTTCCTCGACGATCTGGGCCTGGCTTCGCTGGACCAGTTGCCACTGATCGAGACGCCGGCGCAGCAGGCTGCACTGGTCGATGCACTTGAGCAGGCGTCGGGCGAGCAGCAGGGCTTGCCGATCGAGGGCGACTCGGATGCCGCCGCACAGGATGCGTCGGCCGACCCGGGTGCGCTGCGGTCCGAGGAAGTGGCCGCCGATGTCGTCCCGGAAGCCACTGAAACCGCCGAAGTTGCCGAACCCGTGGAGGCGGCCGAGGCCATCGAAGCGGCGCAAGCGCAATTCGCCGAGCGTGCTGCCGCAGACAGTAGCGCGCTGGAAGCTCTGCACACCACAGAAGGCGTCGCCGAACCCGCTCCCGAGCCTGCGGACTCAGAGTCCGCGCGGGCTACTGGCCCGGCGCCGGAACCCGATGCCCCGTCCCCGGACGAGGCCGATCCTCACGCTCCTTTCCCCGGAAAAACCTCATGA
- a CDS encoding RluA family pseudouridine synthase, translating into MSTAPLGSLAEVPESAEAAELEDGADPVEPSELRPFVVDAAQHGQRLDRALAVLVPEFSRSYLQQLIEAGAVELQGRTLTKVSAAVKAGQSGRIELRPTPQSQAFRPEAMDIVTVHEDEHLRIIDKPAGLVVHPAPGHWSGTLLNGLLALDPKALLLPRAGIVHRLDRDTSGLMVVARTRAAMDAMVALIAARHVKRQYLAIGHKPWEGAVARQIDAPIGRDPRNRLRMAVVDLERHAGKTARTLIERLDSNAEGCAVRCTLETGRTHQIRVHMASIGHPLVGDTLYGGAPAVGLSRQALHAFRLAFVHPVTQTPLEFRSAPPADLIQALQSWGLDYNRA; encoded by the coding sequence ATATCGACGGCCCCCTTGGGCTCTCTTGCGGAAGTCCCCGAGTCGGCGGAGGCGGCCGAGCTCGAAGATGGCGCCGACCCGGTCGAACCCAGTGAGTTGCGTCCCTTCGTCGTCGATGCGGCGCAGCATGGCCAGCGGCTGGACCGCGCGCTGGCCGTGCTGGTGCCGGAGTTTTCCCGAAGCTATCTTCAGCAATTGATCGAAGCCGGAGCGGTCGAACTTCAGGGCCGCACGCTCACCAAGGTGTCGGCTGCGGTGAAAGCAGGGCAGTCCGGGCGGATCGAACTGCGTCCTACGCCGCAGAGCCAGGCATTTCGTCCCGAGGCGATGGACATCGTCACCGTTCATGAGGACGAGCATCTGCGCATCATCGACAAGCCTGCGGGCCTCGTGGTGCATCCTGCACCGGGGCACTGGAGCGGCACGCTGCTCAATGGCCTGCTGGCGTTGGACCCCAAGGCTTTGCTGCTGCCGCGCGCCGGCATCGTGCATCGGCTCGACCGCGACACCAGCGGGCTGATGGTGGTGGCGCGAACACGGGCCGCCATGGATGCCATGGTGGCGCTCATCGCTGCGCGCCACGTCAAGCGCCAGTACCTGGCGATCGGCCATAAGCCTTGGGAAGGCGCGGTTGCGCGACAGATTGACGCGCCCATCGGCCGTGATCCGCGCAACAGGCTGCGCATGGCGGTGGTCGACCTGGAGCGCCACGCTGGCAAGACGGCGCGCACCCTGATCGAGCGCCTCGACAGCAACGCCGAAGGCTGTGCAGTGCGTTGCACCCTTGAAACGGGGCGCACGCACCAGATTCGCGTGCACATGGCATCGATCGGCCATCCGCTGGTGGGGGACACGCTCTACGGTGGCGCGCCGGCCGTTGGGCTGTCGCGCCAGGCGCTCCATGCCTTCAGGCTCGCCTTCGTGCACCCCGTCACGCAGACGCCGTTGGAGTTCCGCTCTGCGCCGCCGGCCGACCTCATCCAGGCTTTGCAGTCCTGGGGGCTGGATTACAATCGCGCCTGA
- a CDS encoding outer membrane protein assembly factor BamD, which yields MFRAKLSVPTWIALSAAALLAAGCSSTSVDKTANWSPNRIYAEAKDEAGSGAYDKAVPLYEKLEGRAAGTPLAQQAQLEKAYAQYKSGEKATAIATIDRFMKLHPASPALDYALYLKGVINFNDDLGMFAFLTRQDLSERDQKAAKESFESFKDLVTRFPDSRYAPDARQRMNYIVNSLAQYEVHVARYYYSRGAYLAAINRAQIALADYREVPALEEALYIMVKSYDALGMKDLRDDAQRVLTTNYPQSAYLANGFKGKDDPWWKLW from the coding sequence ATGTTTCGCGCCAAATTATCGGTCCCCACCTGGATCGCGCTCAGCGCGGCAGCTTTGCTGGCAGCCGGCTGCTCCTCGACATCCGTCGACAAGACCGCGAACTGGAGCCCCAACCGCATCTACGCGGAAGCCAAGGACGAGGCCGGTTCCGGCGCCTACGACAAGGCCGTTCCGCTGTACGAGAAGCTCGAAGGCCGTGCCGCCGGCACACCGCTCGCACAGCAGGCCCAGCTCGAAAAGGCCTATGCCCAGTACAAGTCGGGCGAAAAGGCCACGGCGATCGCCACGATCGACCGTTTCATGAAGTTGCATCCCGCGAGCCCGGCGCTCGATTACGCGCTCTACCTCAAGGGCGTGATCAACTTCAACGACGACCTGGGCATGTTCGCCTTCCTCACGCGCCAGGACCTGTCCGAGCGCGACCAGAAGGCGGCCAAGGAATCGTTCGAGTCGTTCAAGGACCTGGTCACGCGCTTCCCCGACTCGCGCTACGCGCCCGATGCCCGCCAGCGCATGAACTACATCGTGAACTCGCTCGCGCAGTATGAAGTTCACGTGGCCCGCTACTACTATTCGCGCGGCGCCTACCTCGCGGCCATCAACCGCGCGCAGATCGCGCTGGCCGACTACCGCGAAGTGCCGGCGCTGGAAGAAGCGCTGTACATCATGGTCAAGTCTTACGACGCCCTCGGCATGAAGGACCTGCGCGACGACGCGCAACGCGTGCTGACCACCAACTACCCGCAAAGCGCATACCTCGCGAACGGCTTCAAGGGCAAGGACGACCCTTGGTGGAAGCTCTGGTAA
- a CDS encoding ATP-dependent DNA helicase, with amino-acid sequence MMGALEDKVRDAFAQDGALSRAAEQFRERSGQTEMAIAVARTIDQGGVLVVEAGTGVGKTFSYLVPALLSGERVLLSTATKTLQDQLFGRDLPRLVEAFGLPVRTALLKGRGSYLCLHRLDMARHDASLPERGSLRTLAKIEQWSKATRTGDLAELPGLDERSPLIPLITSTRDNCLGAQCPQFKSCHVNLARREALAADIVVINHHLFFADLAVRETGMAELLPTVSVVVFDEAHQLNETGVQFLGAQLGSGQALDFARDMLGAGLQHARGLVDWQQLVGGVERAARELRLVVGKQWPGAKLRWLGPSPEGVDADAWQRALDDLQHSFEAAAEGLATVSEISPDFVRLHERARQLAKRAARFALPCEVDSVRWVDVGSQLRLIESPLDIADAMRKRVLKIVDAGADDGDAIEDDLDAFGERQGHRPQEATPPESAGRAWVFTSATLGDEPTLRWFTEPCGLHDAEVLRVKSPFDYAAQAALYVPRAFPKPNDPSHSQRVAQLAARGATELGGRTLVLTTTLRALRTIGDTIRQQFELLDAQFRPDVLVQGELPKRVLMDRFREGATAGRAGCVLVASASFWEGFDAPGDALQFVVIDKLPFPPPNDPLVEARSQRLEAQGRSSFADYSLPEAAVALKQGAGRLIRRETDSGVLAICDTRLVAMGYGRRLLAALPPMRRLENESDFDAALDALRD; translated from the coding sequence CTGATGGGCGCGCTCGAAGACAAGGTGCGCGACGCCTTCGCGCAGGACGGAGCGCTTTCGCGCGCTGCCGAGCAGTTTCGCGAACGGTCGGGCCAGACGGAAATGGCCATTGCCGTGGCCCGCACCATCGATCAGGGCGGCGTGCTGGTGGTCGAGGCGGGAACCGGCGTCGGCAAGACTTTCTCGTACCTCGTGCCGGCCTTGCTGAGCGGCGAACGGGTGCTCCTGTCCACTGCCACCAAGACGCTGCAGGACCAGCTGTTCGGCCGCGATCTGCCGCGGCTGGTCGAGGCTTTCGGGCTGCCGGTGCGCACCGCGCTGCTCAAGGGGCGTGGCAGCTACCTGTGCCTGCACCGTCTCGACATGGCGCGCCACGATGCGTCGCTGCCCGAGCGCGGCAGCCTGCGCACGCTCGCCAAGATCGAGCAGTGGTCGAAGGCCACGCGCACCGGTGACCTGGCGGAGTTGCCCGGGCTCGACGAACGCTCGCCGCTGATCCCGTTGATCACCTCCACGCGCGACAACTGCCTGGGGGCCCAGTGCCCGCAGTTCAAGTCCTGCCACGTCAACCTGGCGCGGCGCGAGGCGCTGGCGGCCGACATCGTCGTCATCAACCACCACCTCTTCTTTGCCGACCTCGCGGTGCGCGAGACCGGCATGGCAGAACTGCTGCCGACCGTGAGCGTGGTCGTCTTCGACGAGGCGCACCAGCTCAACGAGACCGGTGTGCAGTTTCTCGGCGCACAGCTCGGCAGTGGCCAGGCGCTCGATTTCGCGCGCGACATGCTCGGCGCGGGCCTGCAACATGCGCGCGGGCTGGTCGACTGGCAGCAACTGGTGGGCGGCGTTGAACGCGCTGCGCGTGAGTTGCGTCTGGTGGTCGGCAAGCAATGGCCGGGTGCCAAGCTGCGCTGGCTCGGCCCGTCGCCTGAAGGGGTCGATGCCGATGCCTGGCAACGTGCGCTGGACGACCTGCAGCATTCGTTCGAGGCTGCGGCCGAGGGGCTCGCCACCGTCAGCGAGATCTCGCCCGACTTCGTTCGGCTGCACGAGCGGGCACGCCAACTCGCGAAACGCGCCGCGCGCTTCGCCCTGCCTTGCGAGGTGGACTCGGTGCGCTGGGTCGACGTAGGCTCGCAACTGAGGCTGATCGAGTCGCCGTTGGACATCGCGGATGCGATGCGCAAGCGCGTGCTGAAGATCGTCGACGCCGGCGCGGATGACGGTGATGCGATCGAAGACGATCTCGACGCTTTTGGCGAGCGGCAGGGGCATCGGCCGCAGGAGGCGACTCCGCCGGAAAGCGCGGGCCGTGCCTGGGTCTTCACTTCGGCCACGCTCGGCGACGAGCCTACGCTGCGGTGGTTCACCGAGCCGTGCGGCTTGCATGACGCGGAAGTGCTGCGCGTGAAGAGCCCGTTCGACTACGCCGCGCAGGCCGCCCTCTACGTGCCGCGCGCCTTTCCGAAGCCCAACGATCCTTCGCACAGCCAGCGGGTGGCGCAGCTGGCGGCGCGTGGCGCCACCGAGCTCGGCGGACGCACGCTGGTGCTGACCACCACGTTGCGCGCGCTGCGTACCATCGGAGACACGATCAGGCAGCAGTTCGAGTTGCTCGATGCGCAGTTCCGGCCCGACGTGCTGGTGCAGGGCGAACTGCCCAAGCGCGTGCTCATGGACCGCTTCCGGGAAGGCGCCACGGCCGGGCGTGCCGGGTGCGTGCTGGTGGCGTCGGCCTCGTTCTGGGAGGGCTTCGACGCGCCGGGCGATGCGCTGCAGTTCGTGGTGATCGACAAGCTGCCGTTTCCGCCGCCGAACGATCCGCTGGTCGAGGCGCGCTCGCAGCGGCTGGAGGCCCAGGGGAGGAGTTCCTTCGCGGACTACTCCCTGCCGGAAGCGGCAGTCGCCCTCAAGCAGGGGGCAGGGCGCCTGATTCGCCGGGAAACCGACAGCGGCGTACTCGCAATTTGCGATACACGCCTGGTCGCCATGGGCTACGGCCGCCGATTGCTGGCGGCGCTGCCGCCGATGCGGCGGCTGGAAAACGAGTCGGATTTCGACGCCGCGCTGGACGCGCTCAGGGACTGA
- a CDS encoding YdcH family protein: MDSNLHSLSRQLIELRIEHADLDATIDRLAEGSPQDELLLRRLKKRRLALRDQITRLENDIDPKEPA, encoded by the coding sequence TTGGACTCCAATCTTCATTCCCTCTCCCGCCAGCTGATCGAGTTGCGCATCGAGCACGCCGACCTCGACGCCACCATCGACCGGCTGGCCGAAGGCTCGCCGCAAGACGAGCTGCTGCTGCGCCGCCTGAAAAAGCGCCGCCTCGCGTTGCGCGACCAGATCACGCGGCTCGAGAACGACATCGACCCGAAAGAACCCGCCTGA